A stretch of the Bacteroidota bacterium genome encodes the following:
- a CDS encoding response regulator: MIKVLAIDDDDTLLFIMKRFLNKTGRVSEIRTASNGQEGLKVLEDDSWVPDLIFLDINMPVMNGWDFLEIFNEMRPGNFNGSIVMLSSSTMDVEVEDAKKNVRVHSYMSKPAEYFKLLALVEEIDASVNGS, from the coding sequence ATGATTAAAGTTCTTGCCATTGATGATGATGACACACTTCTTTTTATCATGAAACGCTTTCTAAACAAAACGGGCAGAGTTTCGGAGATAAGGACTGCTTCCAACGGTCAGGAGGGGTTGAAGGTTCTTGAGGATGATAGCTGGGTGCCTGATCTCATATTTTTGGACATAAATATGCCGGTAATGAACGGATGGGATTTTCTTGAAATTTTCAATGAAATGAGACCGGGAAATTTTAACGGGAGTATCGTAATGCTGTCCTCATCCACCATGGATGTTGAAGTCGAGGATGCAAAAAAAAATGTGAGAGTACACAGTTACATGTCGAAGCCGGCAGAATATTTCAAATTGCTGGCTCTCGTCGAGGAGATTGACGCGTCAGTTAACGGTAGCTGA
- a CDS encoding PAS domain-containing sensor histidine kinase — translation MSNLHKQLISLINSFDTTHLVFDREGNLKSVSENFSQVFQIDPDIVKTDGFGQLLYPKDREKFKKCFEKVLTREVESDELAVRLHMKDRSFRKISLRIIDGTDDGCISGILVFVRDITRKLNSKLFKDGFFDLSLDLFAILDYTGKMIELNEMWHEKFGYSREEFLKSGFSLILNRDERLAAETLYDWLKMTGAPLYDYEVECLTKGGETRYVSWSARIDPQIGLVFLVGRDFTDKKITEKKLIESEAKLTAIIENTKDIIFSIDRDYRLMKFNAAFTDIIRSTYGFSPKVGHSVVDPKAKESTVLKWKALYDRALAGEEVDAYIEADPPNELNHYEVSINPIREESGDVMALAVFMRNVTDRINAEEEQRKIANLLTEKNRDLLNFSFIATHNLRAPVSNLISLLCLYDKENTANLENVEIIQNFESSVRQLNETLQDLMQAVKIRDELNKKYEMVALQEMLDSVKTRLESFIDGKEVEISSDFSEISQFCYSKADLDSIFYNLISNSIRFSENSRKCIIKIKSLQNGDDIILVFSDNGKGIDLERYGGRLFGLYQRFHSENAGKGLGLYLLNTQIKSSGGKIEVASQPGSGTEFKITIRRRKEE, via the coding sequence ATGTCAAACCTCCATAAACAGTTAATTTCATTAATCAATTCATTCGACACAACCCACCTTGTGTTCGACCGGGAAGGTAATCTCAAATCAGTTTCAGAAAACTTCAGTCAGGTTTTTCAGATTGATCCGGATATTGTAAAAACTGACGGTTTTGGGCAGTTGCTCTATCCGAAAGACAGGGAGAAATTCAAAAAGTGCTTTGAAAAAGTTTTGACCCGGGAAGTGGAATCAGATGAACTTGCTGTCAGGCTTCATATGAAAGACAGGAGTTTTAGAAAGATATCACTCAGGATTATAGACGGCACGGATGATGGATGTATCTCGGGAATTTTGGTCTTTGTAAGGGATATAACCAGGAAGTTGAACTCGAAATTGTTCAAGGACGGTTTTTTTGACCTTTCGCTCGATTTGTTCGCAATACTTGATTACACGGGCAAGATGATCGAATTGAATGAGATGTGGCATGAGAAATTTGGATATTCAAGGGAGGAATTTCTTAAGTCGGGATTTTCCCTCATACTGAACCGCGATGAGAGGCTGGCAGCAGAAACGCTCTATGACTGGCTGAAGATGACCGGAGCGCCACTGTACGATTATGAGGTTGAGTGTCTTACCAAAGGGGGTGAGACCCGGTATGTTAGCTGGTCGGCTCGAATTGATCCGCAAATTGGACTTGTCTTTCTTGTCGGGAGGGATTTTACAGATAAGAAGATTACAGAGAAGAAACTGATTGAAAGCGAAGCAAAACTTACAGCCATCATTGAGAACACAAAAGATATAATATTCTCTATTGACCGCGATTACCGGTTAATGAAGTTCAATGCAGCTTTCACTGACATAATCAGGAGTACATACGGGTTCAGTCCAAAAGTTGGTCATTCAGTAGTCGATCCGAAGGCAAAGGAGAGTACGGTACTGAAATGGAAAGCTCTGTACGATCGCGCATTGGCTGGCGAGGAAGTGGATGCGTATATTGAGGCTGACCCGCCCAATGAATTGAACCATTATGAAGTGTCTATCAATCCGATAAGAGAGGAGTCGGGTGATGTGATGGCTCTTGCAGTATTCATGAGAAATGTGACAGATCGTATAAATGCAGAAGAAGAGCAAAGAAAAATAGCAAATCTCCTGACAGAAAAAAACCGGGACCTCCTCAATTTTTCATTTATTGCCACACACAACCTTCGGGCACCCGTTTCGAACCTGATCAGTCTGCTTTGCCTTTACGACAAGGAGAATACTGCAAATCTTGAAAATGTTGAGATTATTCAGAATTTTGAAAGTTCTGTAAGACAATTGAATGAGACACTTCAGGATCTGATGCAAGCCGTAAAGATACGCGACGAACTGAACAAAAAATATGAAATGGTGGCACTTCAGGAGATGCTTGACTCGGTAAAGACACGATTGGAAAGTTTTATCGATGGGAAGGAAGTGGAGATTAGCTCCGATTTTTCGGAAATCTCTCAGTTCTGTTATTCAAAAGCTGACCTTGACAGTATATTTTACAATCTGATAAGTAATTCGATAAGATTCTCGGAAAACAGCAGGAAATGCATAATAAAAATCAAATCCCTCCAAAACGGGGATGACATTATATTAGTATTTTCTGATAATGGTAAAGGGATAGACCTTGAGAGATATGGCGGGAGGTTGTTCGGGCTTTATCAAAGATTCCACTCTGAGAACGCAGGCAAGGGGCTCGGACTTTACCTTCTCAATACGCAAATCAAGTCGTCCGGTGGCAAAATCGAGGTAGCAAGTCAACCGGGTTCGGGTACGGAGTTTAAAATCACAATAAGAAGGAGGAAGGAAGAATGA
- a CDS encoding cation:proton antiporter, with product MNHGEIVTFLLSISIMLFFARFLGEVFNKIKQPAIIGEIIAGIVLGPTVFGNLFPGLHQTLFPQSGNVSIVLSGIVQLAVIMLLIVSGLEVNLALIAKQGKTAFYTSSLGMAIPFVLGFVPFYFYSGFFEVAVENRLIFGLFMGTAMSISALPVIARTLMDMNLLKSELGVIIIASAIVNDLFGWIFFSIIIGMISSGGESNVLVQIGGIFLFLFLLFVIGKPITDRLIPRIQNNFSYPGSILSFIFITGLVAAAITEAAGIHAIFGAFMIGVVIGDSSHLKETTREIIHQFVTNIFAPLFFISIGLKVDFVAHFNPLLVLIVLVLAIAGKVVGCGIGARLGGMSKPESMAIGFGMNSRGAMEIILGLLALQAKIINEEVFVALVVMALVTSLVSAPMMSFFLGSIKKFETLKQILDIKNIIFSSDIEKEKIIGKLADFLALQSGLNSAKIYQEVTAKDSYFSPVILPGLALPHAKMDVKRPFLAISINRNGYKYSVDEEEPVFVTILLVSPVEKAETHLNILAEIVSAFKEEDSVKSLKETGEAGLVVNYFEERV from the coding sequence ATGAATCACGGCGAAATTGTTACATTTCTCCTCTCGATAAGCATTATGCTTTTCTTCGCCCGGTTTTTGGGTGAAGTATTTAACAAGATCAAACAACCTGCGATTATCGGGGAGATAATAGCAGGAATCGTATTAGGGCCAACTGTATTTGGCAATCTGTTCCCCGGGTTGCACCAGACGCTTTTCCCGCAATCGGGTAATGTTTCGATAGTACTGAGTGGAATTGTACAATTGGCGGTAATTATGTTATTGATTGTCTCAGGACTCGAAGTTAACCTTGCCTTGATTGCAAAACAAGGGAAAACAGCGTTTTATACAAGCAGTCTTGGCATGGCAATTCCTTTTGTTCTTGGATTTGTGCCTTTTTACTTTTATTCCGGTTTTTTTGAGGTTGCTGTTGAGAACAGGCTGATATTTGGATTGTTTATGGGCACAGCCATGTCAATTTCCGCTCTGCCTGTGATTGCCAGGACGCTGATGGATATGAATTTGTTAAAGTCAGAACTGGGTGTCATTATAATAGCTTCGGCAATAGTGAATGATCTGTTTGGCTGGATCTTTTTTTCGATCATCATTGGAATGATCAGCAGTGGAGGTGAATCGAATGTCCTTGTCCAAATTGGTGGTATTTTTCTTTTCCTTTTTCTGCTGTTTGTTATTGGAAAGCCGATTACCGACAGATTGATACCAAGAATCCAAAACAATTTTTCGTACCCCGGAAGTATTCTTAGTTTTATCTTTATTACGGGACTGGTGGCAGCTGCCATTACTGAAGCCGCGGGTATTCATGCAATTTTCGGAGCGTTCATGATCGGAGTTGTCATCGGAGACAGCAGTCATCTGAAAGAAACGACCCGGGAAATAATCCACCAGTTCGTTACGAATATATTTGCACCCCTCTTTTTCATATCCATTGGTCTAAAGGTCGATTTTGTTGCACATTTTAACCCGTTGCTTGTGTTGATCGTTTTGGTGCTTGCGATTGCAGGAAAAGTAGTAGGATGTGGAATCGGAGCCCGGCTCGGGGGGATGAGCAAGCCGGAATCGATGGCAATCGGTTTTGGAATGAATTCCAGAGGAGCCATGGAGATAATCCTCGGATTGCTTGCACTTCAGGCTAAAATAATCAATGAGGAAGTGTTTGTTGCTCTGGTCGTCATGGCGCTGGTTACATCACTTGTCAGCGCACCGATGATGAGTTTCTTTCTAGGATCCATAAAGAAATTTGAGACCTTGAAGCAGATACTTGATATAAAAAACATCATTTTCTCTTCAGATATTGAAAAAGAAAAAATTATCGGAAAACTCGCAGATTTTCTTGCTCTGCAATCAGGTTTAAATTCAGCGAAGATTTATCAGGAAGTGACGGCAAAGGATTCATATTTTTCTCCCGTTATCTTGCCCGGGCTTGCACTTCCTCATGCGAAAATGGATGTAAAAAGGCCATTTCTTGCAATATCCATCAACAGAAATGGCTACAAGTATTCAGTTGATGAAGAAGAGCCGGTTTTCGTCACGATTTTACTGGTATCTCCTGTCGAAAAAGCTGAGACACATCTGAATATACTTGCCGAGATTGTGTCGGCATTTAAAGAGGAAGACTCTGTTAAATCATTAAAAGAGACCGGGGAGGCAGGTTTAGTTGTGAACTATTTCGAGGAGAGAGTATAA
- a CDS encoding universal stress protein, translating to MFSSFRKAGLAVTFSPTGKMLLSEASRLQALFDFKLYLLHAGEKDESTEMRLKQLIAENISSPNHEIVWLNGDPAKAVIKKSKELNLDLLIIGALEKEKGLKNIIGSVARNIMRNCHCPILVFTKPEAERFGFKKIIVSVCYDGKGEYAAKIATQIARHDHPESFTFIKEINIPGLPSVVFDSGSTDETGSMRKELIELERQKIRFFGNEMGLHNDEFESEVLYGIEGWECLNYASEQKADLLVVTMGEKKLSFIDRIFMHDMEFLFERIPTNTLLYK from the coding sequence ATGTTTTCTTCGTTCAGAAAAGCCGGTCTCGCAGTTACCTTCTCACCTACAGGGAAGATGTTGTTAAGCGAGGCGTCACGACTTCAGGCACTATTCGATTTTAAACTTTATTTACTTCATGCCGGTGAGAAGGATGAGTCGACAGAGATGAGGCTCAAACAGTTGATTGCAGAGAATATCAGTTCTCCGAACCACGAGATAGTGTGGTTAAATGGTGATCCGGCAAAAGCAGTAATTAAAAAAAGCAAGGAACTTAATCTTGATCTTTTGATAATTGGAGCACTTGAGAAAGAAAAAGGATTGAAGAACATCATCGGATCGGTTGCACGGAACATCATGAGAAATTGTCATTGTCCGATACTTGTTTTCACAAAACCTGAAGCCGAACGATTTGGCTTCAAAAAAATTATTGTTTCTGTATGCTACGACGGTAAAGGGGAATATGCTGCAAAGATCGCAACACAGATAGCCCGTCACGATCATCCCGAAAGTTTCACATTCATAAAAGAGATAAACATACCGGGGCTGCCGAGTGTTGTCTTCGATTCCGGTTCAACCGATGAGACCGGCAGTATGCGAAAAGAATTGATCGAATTAGAGAGACAAAAAATAAGATTTTTTGGCAATGAGATGGGTTTACACAATGATGAATTCGAGAGTGAAGTGTTATATGGAATAGAGGGCTGGGAATGTCTTAATTATGCCAGTGAGCAAAAAGCCGATTTGCTTGTAGTTACGATGGGAGAGAAAAAGCTCAGCTTTATAGACAGAATTTTTATGCACGACATGGAATTCCTATTTGAAAGAATTCCAACAAACACCCTGCTCTACAAATGA
- a CDS encoding uracil-DNA glycosylase has translation MNLKKEIIKSLELQKEQFGDDLYTTLNIPKFEDKTVEQSQPVFIKSHAAKPSVSAVSPRVSGDITPETIKTAVSLDDLRSKICDCMKCPLGHTRKNFVFGEGNPNARVMVIGEGPGADEDAQGKPFVGRAGQLLTDILKAIKFSREEVFIANIVKCRPPANRTPFDSEIAECRPYLLKQIELIKPSFILCLGSTAVQSLLERKGTLGSFRKKVFDIHGAQMMVTFHPAALLRNPAWKRDTWEDVQLFKKLYDEKFA, from the coding sequence ATGAATCTGAAAAAGGAAATCATTAAATCGCTCGAATTGCAAAAAGAACAATTTGGCGATGACCTTTATACCACTCTTAACATTCCCAAATTTGAAGACAAAACGGTTGAGCAATCACAGCCTGTTTTTATTAAGTCCCATGCCGCAAAACCTTCAGTGTCAGCAGTATCCCCCCGGGTATCGGGAGATATAACACCTGAAACAATTAAAACCGCCGTTTCGCTCGATGATCTCAGGTCTAAAATTTGCGACTGCATGAAATGTCCTTTGGGGCACACCCGGAAAAATTTTGTATTTGGTGAAGGAAATCCCAACGCCCGGGTGATGGTAATTGGCGAGGGACCCGGAGCGGATGAGGATGCCCAAGGTAAACCGTTCGTCGGACGCGCAGGGCAGCTTTTGACTGATATCCTTAAGGCGATAAAGTTTAGCAGAGAAGAAGTATTTATTGCAAATATTGTGAAGTGTCGTCCACCTGCGAACAGAACACCTTTCGACTCCGAGATTGCCGAGTGCCGACCTTATCTCCTGAAACAGATTGAACTGATTAAACCTTCCTTCATTCTCTGTTTGGGGAGCACTGCAGTGCAGTCACTTCTTGAGAGAAAAGGTACACTGGGAAGTTTTAGAAAAAAAGTATTTGACATTCATGGTGCACAGATGATGGTGACCTTTCATCCTGCCGCACTTCTCAGAAATCCTGCCTGGAAAAGGGATACCTGGGAGGATGTTCAGCTCTTCAAAAAATTGTATGACGAAAAATTCGCATAG
- the coaBC gene encoding bifunctional phosphopantothenoylcysteine decarboxylase/phosphopantothenate--cysteine ligase CoaBC, with protein MAAVKPLAGKKIILGVTGCIAAYKSCYLVRELIKTGAEVRVVISPSAAAFVSPLTLSTLSKNKVIRNIFPDDLNGNVEVDPWHIEYGIWADLVLIAPCSVNTLAKIASGFADNALTTLVTARRSPMIICPAADHDMYEYEITQSNIDTLRKRGVFIVDAEYGELASGLVGLGRFPEIQKIIDAVYTVLSGRSKDLSGKKIVVTAGPTYEDIDPVRYIGNRSSGKMGYEIAKAAFQRGAEVTLVSGPSHEYIYPEIETIKVRSASEMSQAVKSVVSKESVLVMAAAVADFTPATVSAKKIKKEITGLDSIQLTETEDILSAVGKQAGFVVGFALETDNEIVNALSKMERKGLDSIVLNSLNDAGSGFEFATNSVTILKRDGSTLRHPLQSKTEIAHLILDSFSGEI; from the coding sequence TTGGCTGCCGTAAAGCCACTTGCCGGCAAGAAAATAATTCTTGGGGTGACGGGTTGCATCGCAGCTTATAAATCTTGTTATCTCGTTCGAGAGCTAATTAAAACAGGAGCCGAGGTAAGAGTGGTAATCTCTCCCTCGGCTGCTGCATTTGTATCCCCCCTGACCCTTTCCACCCTATCAAAAAACAAAGTTATCAGAAACATATTCCCTGATGATTTGAATGGTAATGTTGAAGTGGACCCCTGGCATATTGAATACGGTATCTGGGCTGATTTAGTGCTCATTGCTCCATGTTCGGTGAATACGCTGGCAAAGATAGCTTCCGGATTTGCTGATAATGCTCTTACGACACTGGTTACTGCCCGCAGGTCGCCGATGATAATTTGTCCCGCAGCAGATCACGATATGTACGAATATGAAATAACCCAAAGCAATATTGATACACTTCGCAAGAGGGGTGTTTTTATTGTTGATGCCGAGTACGGTGAGCTCGCAAGCGGACTTGTCGGGTTAGGTCGTTTCCCGGAGATACAAAAAATAATTGATGCTGTTTATACAGTTCTTTCCGGCAGAAGTAAAGACCTCAGCGGGAAAAAGATAGTTGTAACAGCAGGACCGACTTATGAAGATATCGATCCCGTCAGGTACATTGGAAACCGTTCATCCGGGAAGATGGGTTACGAGATAGCAAAAGCAGCATTCCAGAGAGGGGCTGAAGTTACACTCGTCTCCGGACCTTCTCATGAATATATTTATCCCGAGATTGAAACAATAAAAGTAAGAAGTGCTTCCGAAATGTCACAAGCGGTAAAAAGTGTTGTTTCAAAAGAGAGTGTTCTTGTGATGGCTGCAGCAGTCGCTGATTTTACCCCCGCTACAGTATCCGCAAAAAAAATCAAAAAGGAAATAACCGGACTTGATTCAATTCAACTTACGGAGACTGAGGACATCCTCTCTGCTGTAGGTAAACAAGCCGGATTTGTTGTTGGATTCGCTCTCGAAACTGATAACGAAATTGTGAATGCACTCTCTAAAATGGAGAGAAAAGGACTCGATTCCATTGTCCTCAATTCACTCAATGATGCCGGTAGCGGTTTTGAATTCGCTACCAACTCAGTAACAATTCTTAAGAGAGACGGAAGCACACTGCGACATCCCTTGCAGTCGAAGACCGAGATAGCACACTTGATACTCGATTCCTTTTCCGGCGAAATATGA
- a CDS encoding DNA-directed RNA polymerase subunit omega: MGITPVDLREIDKNAANVYEAIVIAAKRARIINDAQRIEFKQMQSNLPENNSDDGEDLDNPDQMKISVEFEKRDKPHIQALNQLLDSKIHAEYRDRG, translated from the coding sequence ATGGGAATAACCCCGGTTGATCTTAGAGAGATCGATAAAAACGCAGCAAATGTCTATGAAGCCATAGTAATTGCAGCAAAACGCGCCCGTATCATAAACGATGCACAAAGAATTGAATTTAAGCAAATGCAAAGCAATTTGCCTGAGAACAATTCTGACGACGGTGAAGATCTTGACAATCCCGATCAGATGAAGATTTCGGTGGAATTTGAGAAGAGGGACAAACCACATATTCAAGCCCTCAATCAACTTCTCGACAGCAAAATTCACGCTGAATACAGAGACAGAGGATAA
- the gmk gene encoding guanylate kinase has product MSSSKVRGKIYVISAPSGTGKTTIIKRIKEIRPEIRFSISAATRNPRGIEVNGKDYYFLSKDDFMKKVEAGEFVEWEEVFGNYYGTLKSELVDTVEKGEDVILEIDVKGALNIKQQFPESVLVFLLPPSIEELVARLTGRNTEKQEELEKRIARAELEFSFREQFDHCVVNNDLEECVNEVLELISKPKTIGGNQ; this is encoded by the coding sequence TTGAGTAGCAGTAAGGTACGGGGCAAAATTTATGTTATCTCGGCACCGAGCGGGACGGGAAAAACCACGATAATAAAAAGGATCAAGGAAATCAGACCCGAGATCCGTTTTTCAATTTCCGCAGCAACCCGCAACCCCAGGGGAATAGAGGTTAACGGGAAAGACTACTACTTTTTGTCCAAAGATGATTTCATGAAGAAAGTGGAAGCCGGTGAGTTTGTCGAGTGGGAAGAAGTGTTTGGCAACTACTATGGTACGCTTAAAAGTGAACTAGTGGACACAGTTGAAAAAGGGGAGGATGTAATACTCGAAATTGATGTGAAAGGTGCTTTAAACATAAAGCAGCAATTTCCCGAATCGGTTCTTGTTTTTCTTCTTCCACCCAGCATTGAAGAGCTGGTTGCCCGGCTGACCGGAAGGAATACAGAAAAGCAGGAAGAGCTTGAAAAGAGAATAGCAAGGGCAGAACTTGAATTTTCTTTCCGTGAGCAATTCGATCATTGTGTGGTAAACAATGATCTTGAAGAATGTGTAAATGAAGTTTTAGAGTTAATAAGTAAACCCAAAACCATTGGAGGTAACCAATAA
- a CDS encoding YicC family protein — MILSMTGFGKALSTYKGYAFESEVKSLNSRYLEITIKLPSLLQNKEYEIREALKNLLRRGKIYISLSIRPEENENETFFLNESKLKELLGVFGRIKSDYGVTGEVNLDHIINFRDIFTPELDELDDDHIEHLKLVVIEAVKQLNQMREAEGGALAKDLSERIRLIDGYLADVEKDYSGKVAEYFSELKRRVIEITENSNINPDRIEYEIAMIADKADITEECVRLRSHLNFFLETLEKENEAGKKLNFICQEMHREANTLASKSLSTEAIHKSVQIRDEIERIREQVQNIE; from the coding sequence ATGATCCTAAGTATGACAGGTTTCGGCAAGGCACTCTCCACCTATAAAGGATATGCCTTTGAATCAGAAGTTAAAAGTCTGAACAGCCGTTACCTTGAAATCACAATAAAACTCCCCTCACTTCTGCAAAATAAAGAATACGAGATCAGGGAAGCCCTGAAGAATCTTTTAAGGCGTGGAAAGATATATATCAGCCTTTCCATCAGACCCGAAGAGAATGAAAATGAGACATTTTTTCTGAACGAAAGCAAGCTCAAAGAGCTTCTCGGAGTCTTCGGGAGAATAAAAAGCGATTATGGTGTGACAGGGGAGGTGAATCTCGATCATATAATCAATTTCAGGGATATATTCACTCCTGAACTTGACGAACTGGATGATGATCACATTGAGCATTTGAAACTTGTTGTAATTGAAGCTGTCAAACAGTTGAACCAGATGAGGGAAGCGGAAGGCGGAGCGCTTGCAAAAGATCTCTCTGAGCGGATCAGGCTCATTGATGGTTATCTTGCAGATGTGGAGAAAGATTACAGTGGAAAAGTCGCTGAGTACTTTAGTGAGTTGAAAAGGCGTGTGATCGAGATAACTGAAAACAGCAACATCAATCCTGACCGGATCGAGTACGAAATTGCGATGATCGCCGACAAGGCTGATATTACAGAAGAGTGTGTAAGGTTAAGAAGTCACTTGAATTTTTTTCTGGAGACTCTCGAGAAAGAGAATGAGGCAGGGAAAAAGCTGAATTTTATATGTCAGGAAATGCACCGTGAAGCCAATACTTTGGCGTCCAAATCGCTTTCCACTGAAGCAATTCACAAATCTGTTCAAATCCGTGATGAGATTGAGAGAATCAGAGAGCAGGTGCAAAATATTGAGTAG
- a CDS encoding BamA/TamA family outer membrane protein, producing the protein MQFELQTIKFEGNNSIPSKVISSILKSKESPNNFFQLLNKFTSLGAPPVYIDFDLVETDVRNIGALYNSRGFFKTKVDYYYSLDSASRSADLTYQIFEGPEAILGKVKLHGLTEFPRGDYWEINDRVLVREGQPYSQDRVLESVNGVLMYLKSQGYLLSNYDSTVVVKDTLIDRAYVDIFFQLGKKYYIDSVLVTTGGPGKDEVSEEMLENLTGIKQGDIFDINKITQAQVRLYRTGLFSYVRIYPGMEGIRESFVPVKVDGNISKMNDLNPELIMNNIQNAFNFGVGLEYNRKNFFGGARRFTSRAQINYQDLFSLNIPRLFSLISLSDTVTTGAAEFRARVEQPYFLGQPIFASLELSSLIQKIRFLQGLTYKGKVNFEFELPKYTFFNSMNLFYALEYNRLTVISEKLGNPANDLMSAGFGAQMVSSHVDDFIFPTEGSNYNIYLEEGNLLPYLFSKIIKGEYLSLLFLKSQATASYYFSLSSVNDLVLGLKFSAGYIGTLSGDKNSVPYVKEFFVGGSNSVRGWSSRAFPPQKGIGEELNENSIPGGRILTEGSLEVRKKFNDLVGMAAFIDWGNTWKEMSNVKISEVAVAAGFGFRFYTSIAAFRLDFGFKVYDPYDRTPILQRRFFDLMQFHFGIGEAF; encoded by the coding sequence ATGCAATTTGAACTACAGACAATCAAATTTGAGGGGAATAACAGTATCCCGTCGAAAGTAATCTCTTCGATTTTAAAGTCGAAAGAATCTCCCAATAATTTTTTCCAGTTGCTTAATAAGTTCACATCACTTGGCGCACCGCCGGTCTATATCGATTTTGATTTAGTGGAAACTGATGTAAGGAACATCGGAGCCCTGTATAATTCGAGAGGATTTTTTAAGACAAAGGTTGATTACTACTATTCACTCGACTCGGCAAGTCGAAGTGCAGACCTCACCTATCAAATTTTTGAAGGACCCGAAGCAATATTAGGGAAGGTGAAGTTGCATGGCTTGACAGAATTTCCCCGGGGAGACTATTGGGAGATTAATGACAGAGTACTTGTGAGAGAGGGGCAGCCCTATTCGCAGGATCGTGTTCTTGAGTCTGTTAACGGGGTTTTGATGTACCTGAAGTCTCAGGGGTATCTTCTTTCAAACTATGACAGTACTGTGGTTGTAAAGGATACTTTGATTGACAGAGCTTATGTGGATATCTTTTTTCAACTCGGAAAAAAATATTATATCGATTCTGTCCTTGTTACTACTGGCGGACCCGGGAAGGATGAAGTCAGTGAGGAGATGCTCGAAAATCTCACCGGAATAAAACAGGGTGACATATTTGATATTAATAAAATTACTCAGGCACAAGTCCGTCTTTACAGAACCGGGCTATTCAGTTATGTCAGGATTTATCCCGGAATGGAGGGAATCCGGGAATCATTTGTGCCGGTCAAGGTAGACGGGAACATTTCGAAGATGAATGATTTGAACCCTGAGTTGATAATGAACAACATCCAGAATGCGTTTAATTTTGGTGTGGGTCTCGAGTATAACAGGAAAAATTTTTTTGGGGGTGCAAGGCGTTTTACTTCGAGAGCGCAAATAAACTACCAGGATTTATTTTCACTTAATATTCCGAGGTTATTCAGCCTGATTTCACTTTCGGACACAGTAACCACGGGGGCTGCTGAATTTAGAGCCCGGGTGGAGCAACCATATTTTCTGGGACAACCTATTTTCGCGAGTCTTGAGTTATCAAGTCTGATACAAAAAATAAGATTTTTGCAGGGACTTACCTACAAGGGGAAGGTAAATTTCGAGTTCGAGCTGCCGAAGTACACATTTTTCAACAGTATGAACCTCTTTTATGCACTTGAATACAACAGGCTGACGGTAATAAGCGAGAAGCTTGGAAATCCGGCAAATGACCTGATGTCAGCGGGATTTGGAGCCCAGATGGTATCGAGTCATGTTGATGATTTTATTTTTCCAACAGAAGGTAGCAATTATAATATTTACCTGGAGGAAGGAAATCTTTTACCGTATCTTTTCTCAAAGATTATTAAAGGGGAATATTTATCTTTATTGTTTTTGAAGAGTCAGGCAACTGCAAGTTATTATTTTTCACTCTCTTCGGTTAACGATCTTGTATTAGGGTTAAAGTTTTCCGCCGGTTATATTGGGACATTATCAGGAGACAAGAACAGTGTGCCTTATGTTAAGGAATTTTTTGTCGGAGGCAGTAATTCTGTCAGAGGGTGGTCGTCAAGGGCTTTCCCTCCACAAAAGGGAATTGGAGAGGAGTTGAATGAGAACAGCATCCCCGGTGGAAGGATACTCACCGAAGGATCGCTTGAGGTAAGGAAGAAATTTAATGATTTGGTAGGAATGGCAGCGTTTATCGACTGGGGGAACACCTGGAAAGAGATGTCAAATGTAAAAATCAGCGAAGTGGCAGTGGCAGCAGGATTTGGTTTTCGTTTTTATACTTCCATTGCAGCATTCAGACTCGATTTCGGTTTTAAGGTATATGACCCCTATGACCGAACCCCGATTTTGCAGCGGAGATTTTTCGATCTGATGCAATTCCACTTTGGAATTGGTGAGGCGTTCTGA